From Hymenobacter sediminicola:
TTTTGTAGGGCGCGCCTTTGGCGTAGAGAAACTGCACCGGCTGGCGACTGTTGTCATACACAATATCCTGCTTGGCAGTATAGAACGCCTCGGAGCCATCAATCATGAAGGTGCCACCGCCAGTGCTCAGGTTATACAGAGCAGCGCCATCAGGCTCAATCAGGCGCAACATAATCTGCTTGGTTTCCTTCGGCGATACGTCGTTGCGGGCCAGGTTGAAGGTGATTTTGACCTTCTCGACACGCTTGGCTTTGAACTCGTTGTCGTCGTCGTCTTTCTCCTTGTTGCGCGAGTTCACCACGCCTACCCGAATGTTTTCGGCCTGCAGGCGCGACGCTACTGCCACTTTTTCACTCAGTTCCTGATTGGAACGAGCAATTGTTGTGATGGTATCAGCAAGTTTATTCTGACGCTCCTTCAGCGTGGTCGTTTCTGTGTACAGTGCTTCGTTATCAGCCTTGAGCTGCGCAATTTCATCGTCTTTCTTGCGCAGTTGGGCTTCAAAGTTCTGCGCGCGCTGCTTGAAACGTTGCTGCTCTTTAATCGAGAAGCTACCAGCCTTAAACGAGCGTAGCTTCAGCAAATCAGCGTTGATGGAAGCAATTTTGGCCTCCAACGAGTCGTTGGACAGGCCCATTGCCTGCACTTCCTGGCTTTGCCGCTCGAAATCTGCCTTCAGTTTTTCGAACTCAGTAATTTGGGTTTTCAGCTGATCATCCTTTTCCTGTACCTGCGTCGTGAGCTGTTGATTTTCCGCATTCTTCTGCCGGTTCATCCAGTACAGTACGCCATTGATACCGAGCAGCACCAGAAAAAGTGCGACAATGAGAAGGATACGGCTGTTGTTCCGGGGTTCTGGGCTAGGATTTTGTTCCATTACGAGCGGGGTTAGATGAAGACCGGCGGGCCGGTGCGTGCGTTACCTTTGCACACAAACAAACGAAAATTTAAAACAAAACTGGTTTTGGTAGCTGCCTGCTGACCGAAAGAAATGTACGAGAAGCGTATGAAACCCGATGCTTTGTTTGATGAAAACTACTGGCGCAGCCGCTACAGCACTGGCCGTACCGGCTGGGATACTGGCAGCATAACGCCACCTCTGCGCGATTATTTTGATCAGATGGGTTCCGCCGATGCGCGACGTATCCTGATTCCCGGGGCCGGGCGAGCCTATGAAGCTGAATACCTGCACAAATTGGGTTTTTCTGAGGTGCATGTTGCCGACCTAGCTCCTGAGGCGCTGGCTGCCCTACAGCAGCAGGTGCCCGGGTTTCCCGCTGCCCATCTGCTCCACCAGGATTTCTTTACGCTGCCGGCCCTGCCACCTTACGATCTGCTGGTGGAACAGACTTTTTTCTGTGCCCTCGACCCCCACCTTCGTGCTGCCTATGCCCAGCAGTGTGCTGCTCTGTTGCGGCCCGGTGGAACCTTGATGGGGCTTTTGTTCGAAACGGATTTTGGACCCGTAGCGGAGCCACCATTTGGTGGCACACGTGAGGAATACCGTGCCTATTTCGAGCCGTATTTTGATTTCAAGCATTTCGACACGGCTTATAATTCGCTTAGCCCACGCCAAGACAGGGAGTTATTTATCTGTTTGAAGCGGAAAGCGTAACTATTGCCGCCACTAGAGTAGTCTAATGCAGCGGCGGTATCCGTTCGTTACCTTTGCCATATCACCGGCGCAGGCGTTTCCGGCGCCTGCTCCTCCATTAGCACCACCTCCATGCTCGAACTCCTCGCCAATACCCTGCCTCATTTTCGCAATACCAACTCCGGCCAGTTTTTCCTGATGGCGGGCCCCTGCGTGATTGAAGGCGAAGATATGGCCCTGCGTATCGCCGAAAAGGTGCGCCATATGACCGATAAGCTCCAGATTCCATACATCTTCAAGGGTTCATACCGCAAAGCCAACCGCAGCCGCCTCGATTCTTTCACCGGCATCGGCGACGAAAAGGCACTGCGTATCCTGCAGAAAGTAGGCCGCGAAATGGGGGTTCCTACCGTCACCGATATTCACGAGTCGGACGAGGCGGCGCTGGCGGCTGAATACGTAGACGTGCTGCAGATTCCGGCCTTCCTATGCCGACAGACAGATCTGTTGATTGCGGCGGCCAAAACGGGTAAGGTGGTAAACGTTAAGAAAGGCCAGTTCCTCAACGGCGAGGCTATGCAGTTTGCTGTGGATAAAGTGCGCCAGTCTGGCAACAACAACGTTATCCTGACGGACCGCGGCAATTCCTTTGGTTATTCTGATCTGGTAGTTGACTTCCGCAACCTGCCCGCTATGCGCGACTTCGGCGTACCCGTCGTAATGGATGTGACCCACTCACTACAGCGCCCCAACCAGAGCAGCGGCGTAACAGGTGGCCAGCCGGCCCTTATCGAGACCATTGCCAAAGCCGCTATTGCCGTAGGTGCCGACGGCTTATTCATAGAAACCCACCCGACGCCTGCTACCGCTAAATCAGATGGCGCTAATATGCTTTCTCTTGACAAGTTAGAGGACCTGCTCGTGAAGCTTACTCGGGTACGGGAAGCGGTGCGTTAGGCCTTGCGGCACGGTTGCAAGTGGTTGCAATTCGTTCCAAAACAAAGCCTATATTTGTTACGTTGGAAACAAAAGTAGCAGAGAGCACGCGCCCCCTGCTACCGTTTCCGCTAAGGGCCAAATAGGAGGAAAATTCCTCCCACACCGCCCAAAGCAGCTACAACTTTCATTGCAAAAGCTGTAGTTATTTGGATGGAGCATTCAAAACGAAGCCCGTCCAAATCAGCACGTCTCGTACCCATGACCAATGGATTTGAGGGTGGCCAAAACACCCTTCTTATCCTGAAGCCCGTGTTACAGCACGGGCTTCGCTGTTTTTAAGCAGCCGTGTTGGCGGGGTGACAACCGTACGTATTGCCAAAGATACTAGCAATATGGTATTTAGGTTTGTTCTGTGGCCTTGTTTTGCTAAAAAAAATAGTAAAACAAGATTGGTTTATTGTTCGGCCGCTTACGCCGATAAGCGGCGGGTACGCTCCAAAACTTTGTCCAGCGCATTGTTGAAGCGGAGTCGGAAGTGCTGCTTGGGCTGGTTACGACGGAAAAACACGAGGCCCACAAAGAACAAGTCTACAGTCAGGCGTACCTCCGGGTGCTGCCGAATAACGTTCCAGGCGCGCTCCATATCCTGGGACCAATGAATATCGTCCAGCACGAACACGCTCCGTTCAGTGCGGTGGGCGAGGCACAGTTCGAAATAGCGTAGCGTGGGCTCATAGCGGTGGTTGCCGTCGAAGAAGGCAAAGTCGAGCGGAACGCCTAGAGCGGCTAGGGTAGGAGCAAGTGTTTCGTCGAGGTTGCCCTCAATCAACTCAACATTGTGCAGATCTAATTCCGTGAAAGTTTCGCGGGCCACGGTTGCTGTGGCGGGGCAGCCCTCAAACGTGAGTACGCGGCTACGTGTGTCGGCGGAGGCTAGATAGGAGGTAGTGAGACCCAGCGAAGTACCCAGTTCCAGTACAGTGCGCGGCTGGAAATGATTAACAAGCCGGAACAGCAGCTGCGCCAGTTTTGGGGGCTTGGCAGCGGTGCGGGCTATATCCTGAATGCGGCGCTTGTGGCCTGCGCCCGTATGAGAGCCAGCCCCAAAGTCACGCACCTGAATGGTTTGGCTGCTGCGCTGCAACTGCTGCCGCCGTTGCTCAATGCTTGCAAAGGCCGAAAATTGCCCGTCGTGGTTGATGACGTGCGCGTACAGCCCAAAGACAAATGGGGAGTGCAGGCCGTGTGCATTCCCCGAACGAAGCAAAAACCGAACGTAGCTGAGAGCCTGAAAAAGCAAGGGAACAGAATTAGGTAGCTACAAAGAACGTCATCCTGCGGATTCTACACACAGTGCAGGACCCGCAGGATGACGTTCTTGACAAGAAAAGCAGGATGCTAGTTGAGGCGGTAGGGAACCACCAGCGTAAACTCAGGTATTTCGACCGTGAAAACAGTACCATCGACAACACGCTCCATTTCGTAGGTGCCGCGCATTTTGCCCATGCCCGATTTCAGGTTGCAGCCCGATACGTACTGGTGCGACTCGC
This genomic window contains:
- a CDS encoding methyltransferase domain-containing protein, with protein sequence MKPDALFDENYWRSRYSTGRTGWDTGSITPPLRDYFDQMGSADARRILIPGAGRAYEAEYLHKLGFSEVHVADLAPEALAALQQQVPGFPAAHLLHQDFFTLPALPPYDLLVEQTFFCALDPHLRAAYAQQCAALLRPGGTLMGLLFETDFGPVAEPPFGGTREEYRAYFEPYFDFKHFDTAYNSLSPRQDRELFICLKRKA
- the kdsA gene encoding 3-deoxy-8-phosphooctulonate synthase; its protein translation is MLELLANTLPHFRNTNSGQFFLMAGPCVIEGEDMALRIAEKVRHMTDKLQIPYIFKGSYRKANRSRLDSFTGIGDEKALRILQKVGREMGVPTVTDIHESDEAALAAEYVDVLQIPAFLCRQTDLLIAAAKTGKVVNVKKGQFLNGEAMQFAVDKVRQSGNNNVILTDRGNSFGYSDLVVDFRNLPAMRDFGVPVVMDVTHSLQRPNQSSGVTGGQPALIETIAKAAIAVGADGLFIETHPTPATAKSDGANMLSLDKLEDLLVKLTRVREAVR
- a CDS encoding O-methyltransferase, translating into MLFQALSYVRFLLRSGNAHGLHSPFVFGLYAHVINHDGQFSAFASIEQRRQQLQRSSQTIQVRDFGAGSHTGAGHKRRIQDIARTAAKPPKLAQLLFRLVNHFQPRTVLELGTSLGLTTSYLASADTRSRVLTFEGCPATATVARETFTELDLHNVELIEGNLDETLAPTLAALGVPLDFAFFDGNHRYEPTLRYFELCLAHRTERSVFVLDDIHWSQDMERAWNVIRQHPEVRLTVDLFFVGLVFFRRNQPKQHFRLRFNNALDKVLERTRRLSA